TAGCTTGTTAAGCCTTCTCAAATCAATACAAGGGATATATACACAACGACTCTCTTCCCCCAACATTTAttgttaaccaaattttaaatttacttattattttaaaaaatcttaatcCAAATATCAAAACGAATTGATGAAGTGGATTACCGAGTTTGAAATAATAACAAACAAGTTGATATTATTTATCTTACAACCACGTTTCTTATGAGCTAATTTAAGCATGTGAAGTAAGGATATTATCgtcttcaaataaaaattaatttagaattgTAGACAAAGTCAACTTAAACTCTTCAGAAAAATATGAGATTTACCGGAACTTTCGATAACTatagtctttctttttcattttaaaaaaaggttcaAATCATAGTTCTCCTTCATAAATGTTTTAAGTGTTAAAGAGTGACAGTCGGGGCAACTCCTCTCTCGCTTATCTTTTTCCACCACgtggaaatattaaaaaacagcTTTGGTAATAAATAAAACGTAAGGCtcttaagattttttttttctataaatttggttatttttattcACATCTGATTATTTCCATACATTCCTATAAATATAACAAACTTCACCTTCTATATTTCCTCTACCCATTCTTCcatctcttttttaaaattaaaaaaagaaaaacccacaaatttatttagtaaaaaaacataataaatctTATAAACAAACCTATAATCATTTgctttagaaaataaatttgttacCAGTGGCTCTCAAAAGAAGATTATGAACCCAACGCAATTTCATGATCAACATCGTCATGCAAAGAAAGAGAGCACGTCCAACATCGGGAATGGTGGCATTTGTCCCCCGCCCTTGAAAGTCAGCAGAGACTCTCATTTGATCAAGAAATCATCATCCTCTTCGTCGTCGTCGTCGGCAGCCTCCTCCCTCGGCGTCAGCGGCCCCGTGAAGCCGCAACAGCAGCGTCACCCTGTCATTATCTACACACACTCTCCCAAAGTCATCCACACACACCCTAAAGATTTCATGGCGTTGGTGCAGAAACTCACAGGGCTTTCACGCAATGAAGATGATcatcaaaatcataataatcATGGGCCTCATCAACCTAAGGCGGAGACTGGTGCCGCTTCCGTAGAGGAAGACAGCAAGAGGATCAACAATGATGACAACGAATCATCATCGGTTATAACAGATGAAAACTGTGAAGGGCAAGTAAATTCTTGTTTTGTCCCACCTTTGTTTGATCCACCAGCAGCTCCATTTCTAAATATTCCAGTTTTTACGCCAAATTCGACTGATTTTCTTTGCGTCAATCATCAGCCTTTCTATAATTACACTGATTCATTGTTTTTCACACCAAACATGAGAAGCtctatttcatcatcttcaggGTTGGAGGGGATGAATGAATTTCGTGATTACTAAAGTTTAAATATTCGtatcttttttttccttgattaactatttttattcatttttttgggTAGTtatcaatttttggttttatgATGCAAATAAGGTCCTGATTTGTTCATGGAGCTatacttttgttttgtttttctgaGTTTTTTCTTAGAGGAATAAACTTTTTACGTGTATATgagatttaatgtttatttatagtttttgataaattttttatgttctcACTGTTATTAGAGCTGCTGACAATTAATTCTAGTTTGTAGAagctttcatttttatatatgggatttatttttctttctgatGGAGTTGTTTATATAAGTCTCTATTTATTGAGATTATATTTACTGGTTTTCTTTTATCAGAACATCATTTTCTGATTATTGATGGAAATTAGACATCCAGTTTTGTTACTAAATcatgaattatgaaatgaagtaataatatataatttcttttatttcaaaattctcacttaaattttgaatggGAAGAGttatccaaaattcaaatagaaaagatagaaattaaaattagagtataattaaaatcattttgaataaTAGATTTGTGTCATTAGGTATTTGTTTcatctcaaatttaaatattcttaaattcaaaactttaaaatttgacattttgtttgcttaacttttgaaaagattaaattcaaattgtcatgtttaaaattaaaagaattgtttATTAATCTTTTGAGTAGTtccaatttaaattattttaatagtattctCCAATTTTGAGATGTAGATGTGGAATTGTGGATACATGTAAATCATTATATTTACATAGGAAAACAGTTATTATGTACAGTAAAAACTAATCACTTTCTCTTCTTAGCATCCTTTTCTTTCTGTCTTTGAGTTTCAAGTACCACCGGAGCTGCTGGGATGCTGAACCACCATTCTCTGAGTCTCCTCATCCATCTTTCCGTGCTCGCCTTCCTAAGAGGCGAATACCTCGTAAATGTCTCCAAAAACACCACCAGAAGCATGTATTTACTAGGCACCAACGCCAGAATCAATGCCATAAACACCAGCAGAGCTGCAAATCTATCGCTTGCCTGGTTAAGTTTAACACCATGGCCACAAAATCAGCTTAAAGACAAGGAACTGACAGATCCGACAATAATGAAAAACTCAAGGGTAGCACCTGTGGGAAAATGGAGAGCAGCAAGGCACGAAACTTGAGAAGAACAATGTTTCCATCCTGGACAAGCTGTTCAGCTTGAGATATTGCGTTCTGAACAGCCAAAAGCTGTTCCATTGTGTTCATAGGAGGAGGTGCCATTACCTTGAGTTCAACCAAAGGCCTGCCTTGGTTGCAAAATCTCGTAACAACCATAAAGATTGCAATAAGGACTAGAGTCAATGCCAAGGTATAACCCAGCCATCCCCTGAAATGGACAAGGAATTCCTATGAGAAGGAAACCTACTGAGATATCAAGATCACTATGAAGCCAACTCAAAGAGTGTTTAGCTAAAATGTGCTCGATTTTCGATCAACCATGCCTCCTTTATACAACACTAGAACTATTTTATTCGGCTGAACTGAGTACCTAAGCTGACAAGGAGGGATTGAAACATTTACAAAACTTCACTTCCAGGTATCAGTGGAAGTCCTCCAGCTTAACTCCAGATTATTATCACAAGTGCAGATGGAAAAGACcataaattgatgattttaaaaCCTCGACATGGTTTCAATTAGAAAAGAATATACCTTATATGCACCAACAAATTTAGAGATTTAGGAACTTAACAGCCTATACTTTCCAAAACAGTATTTCATGTGATATATCACACttgccaaaattttaataacgaAGAAAAGTTCAATTGTCTTACCTGAAAATAATGAACGTGGAAATCAAAGAGAATAGCAAAGACTTTAGAGGATCATCCCAATATACCAGCGACAGAAGCCAGTTCCCAACTTCCATCACTGGAAGAAGCAACTCCTGCAAGttgaaaaataccaaaaaaaaaaattacaatgagATGATAGTACAAGTCCTGCAAGTTAAGACAACAATCAAGAGAGAACAGAAAATCAGAGCCAGAAGTATGCCTCATAGGAGTGACACTATCAAAAACACGATTCAAATTAATCACTCCGTTAACAAACACTGAATGATATATTTTCATGGAATCACTACAGAAACAAATGGTTGCATGCAGTATTTAGCCATTTACTTTGTCCGCCAACCACATTTAATTCGATAACCAAGATTTAACATTCAACCTcactatttaaataaaattactttcaGTTGAACGATGAAATGGactgaaaattttgaaactctaaAGCGATTAGTTGGATCATCTTCAATACCTTCATAACAGCTAAATTGGTGTCAATACCATCTGCTTTAACCCCATTTACTGTTTCTTGAGCTAGCACCACTTTTTTATAGTTTTCTCTAGATTCTTTAACTGCTCTCTCCAATGAACTCATTTCGCCCACAGCCAGTTCACCCACAAGTAGTCCAGCCTCACTAGGGTTATTTGAACTTGAACCAAACATAACACCTAAGTTCGAAACCGTGGTCAAGgctgagattgagtacatgccACCACTAGCCACAATATTGTTACCCCAGTTTAGTCCCCTTGAACTTGACATGTTTGCAAGAGTCTCTAGTATTAAATCTCCCCCAGGTAATTGATCACAGAGGTTAAACATGAGAAGAGACTCAAAGCAAACCGTACTTGAGGAACTAATTTCCTGGATGGCTTGCACACGCAAAATTCCAAGAATAGCTTTAGAAAGTGCATCATCCTTTTCAATTCCAGTAATATGGAACTTATTTATAAATCtatgaacatataaaatttcCCGGATTACTGCTAGCCAGTAATCACGTCGAGTGTGCCCTTTAAGTTCAGGAAACTCTATAATAGCTGGTTCTGATCTACAAGTGAAAATCAATGCACAATCAGTAGACAAATTATATTATCAGATAagctttaaattaaaattaaagcatgaaaCAAATCATGATTGATTCAACACCAAAATATCACAAAATTCATTAGGACAGTTACACGaagaatatgaaataaatatgcATCATGCCTTACAAGGAAATTGATTTGTACAAGACTGCCTTGTCAAAAAGTCGAGTACCCCATGGTCCAGTCAACTCAGGTTTAACAGTTTGGTTTAGATCATCTGATAAATCATATCTTTTGGGTTTGTCATAAGATACAACTCGAAGGGCTTCAAAGTACAACGCATGATCAGTCAGTATTAATCGACCTGAAGACATGCAAGAATGATCTCAGAACAGGGTAAATATTTCACCATATGGTAATCAACAAGCAAAGCTGTTTACAAAAACAATGACAGTGAATGAAAGAAGAAATGTAAGGAAAAAGTGTGGTTGCAGTAAAGAATTTCACCAATCAATAAAGACATCATATACTAGTCTATTGAATAAAATGTTTGCTATTCCATTAACTTACCTGGCCATGTTGATATTCCGACATGTTCAAGAACTGGTTGAGTAGTGACTGTTCCATCCACCTCAAGTATCTTTTCTCCTCTAGTTGATCGAACAGCAGACAAAAGAGATGATTCTGATTGGTTCTTCATCTTTTTAATCACTCTATAGAGgtcaaattttagaatattacaTTTACATATGCAGATCTGCTAAACGAAGACACTGCCATAAAATTACTAGGGCCTTTCATTTGCTATGAAACTTCAGATGAACTTAAAACTAAACGCTCAAACAACAAGGTGTAATTAGCATTGGATTAGACAGTAAATTTTACTAAGCTTCTGACAAGAACTTTCAATATTATATGATTCATTATGTTAATGACGTTATGTCACATACATTGTATTGTTATAGTTAAATAATTAGCAAGATTAGAGGCCAAGTAATTCATAGgattatttgtttcaatttttaatgtCAGGAACTCAGGATTACTTGTGAGGGAGGAACACTAATGTTTTATCCACaatattaatttcaagtttGCCATCAAATGGTATAGGATGGTAAAGGCATCATAACAAGTATTATCAAGGATTATACAACCCCTCAAAGCTTATGAGTTTCAATTATGATGTGGTGAAGTACAACCAAATGCCATGACTATTTAGTAAAAACCAATAAGAAAGAGATTAACCAGATAATTTACAGAGAAAGGCCATGGCATACCATCTAGACTTTTagaaatgaaatcaaataatattcaagtcTAACAAAATAAACTCTTTTAACCACAAATGAAGTCTTGTGCattttaaacatgaaatttaacCCAAGGTCATCTCCTTTATCAAGAATAATTCTCCTTTTCTCACAGCTAACTTCACAGATACATCATCATTTGATAAGGATTTTTAAACGGTTTTATCTCAAATCTGTTAAATACTAGGTTTGTTCTGGACTTATACTAAAGTTGGTCCCTCCACCCACTGCCAAATAGTGTTACTATTGATGATTTAACATCAAAACCTAGATTCTATTAAGTCATTGTTCTTGCCTATCCCCATGTGAGGTTGACAAACCCTGGTGAGGTTGTCCACATGTAAGTCCAGTGAGTTATACATGACGGGGAGTGTTCACTGGTGTTATCCTACATCTGTTAAAGATCAGGTAGTCTTATAATCAAGTTGATCCCCTCTATCTATTGCCAATTTGTTTTACCTGGGATGCTTTAACAAGGATAAAGATTTGCCACTTTCTATCTGTGATTCTGATTTGCCCTTACTTGATTGACCATCTTCTATGATATATCCACAAAATTTCTCCATAAAAATATTGGGCTGAGACTCAAATACAGGTCTTTCCTTCAGAGTTCCCAACAAAAGCCTCAGTCCAAATGATAGATTTGGCATTAATGTGAACCAGACTTAGTTTTACACCCATCAAGTTCACATCAGCCTTTTTGGTTATCCATGTTACAGATGCAccataaaacaatttaaaaatcacACAGAATGGTATGTGCACGGTGTTGGACGCCGAGCTTTGGGGCATCTTGGATGGTTTGAATCTTATTCTAGAACGAGGTTATGGAAGTGTTTTAATTCAAACCGATAGTCTTGAAGCGGTGAATGTCGTTCAAGAGGAATCATTCGGGGGTTCCACTTCAGCTCTTGTAAGGAGAATTCGTCAGCTCTTGGATACTGTTAGGCTTTGGAAAATGTAACATATCTCtcgtgataaaaataaaattgccgATGGTCTTGTTCGGATGGTTCATGACAGGAGATCAGGCTTAAGAGTATTTGAAGATTCCCTCTTATAGGagttagtttaatttttgattGTGTACTTTGTTATTCACCAAAAAAAGAATCACACAGAATGGAATATGAAATGATCAATAGCCAGTAGG
The Gossypium raimondii isolate GPD5lz chromosome 8, ASM2569854v1, whole genome shotgun sequence DNA segment above includes these coding regions:
- the LOC105791087 gene encoding uncharacterized protein LOC105791087 isoform X2, translating into MALASRTRHMLEALVREGSLNWLLSRRSSFAEEFEELERSPSAGNNWIPELSPAANIVVRRCSRILETSSSELQESFNAEASDSIKHKSRYARNFLEYCCFRALALSTQGMGHLADKKFRRLTFDMMVAWEAPAAAGQSLINLDDDLSIGIEAFSRIAPAVPIIANVIICENLFEVLTISTGGRVHFSIYEKYLNGLERGEKILEVDGTVTTQPVLEHVGISTWPGRLILTDHALYFEALRVVSYDKPKRYDLSDDLNQTVKPELTGPWGTRLFDKAVLYKSISLSEPAIIEFPELKGHTRRDYWLAVIREILYVHRFINKFHITGIEKDDALSKAILGILRVQAIQEISSSSTVCFESLLMFNLCDQLPGGDLILETLANMSSSRGLNWGNNIVASGGMYSISALTTVSNLGVMFGSSSNNPSEAGLLVGELAVGEMSSLERAVKESRENYKKVVLAQETVNGVKADGIDTNLAVMKELLLPVMEVGNWLLSLVYWDDPLKSLLFSLISTFIIFRGWLGYTLALTLVLIAIFMVVTRFCNQGRPLVELKVMAPPPMNTMEQLLAVQNAISQAEQLVQDGNIVLLKFRALLLSIFPQASDRFAALLVFMALILALVPSKYMLLVVFLETFTRYSPLRKASTERWMRRLREWWFSIPAAPVVLETQRQKEKDAKKRK
- the LOC105791087 gene encoding uncharacterized protein LOC105791087 isoform X1 → MALASRTRHMLEALVREGSLNWLLSRRSSFAEEFEELERSPSAGNNWIPELSPAANIVVRRCSRILETSSSELQESFNAEASDSIKHKSRYARNFLEYCCFRALALSTQGMGHLADKKFRRLTFDMMVAWEAPAAAGQSLINLDDDLSIGIEAFSRIAPAVPIIANVIICENLFEVLTISTGGRVHFSIYEKYLNGLERVIKKMKNQSESSLLSAVRSTRGEKILEVDGTVTTQPVLEHVGISTWPGRLILTDHALYFEALRVVSYDKPKRYDLSDDLNQTVKPELTGPWGTRLFDKAVLYKSISLSEPAIIEFPELKGHTRRDYWLAVIREILYVHRFINKFHITGIEKDDALSKAILGILRVQAIQEISSSSTVCFESLLMFNLCDQLPGGDLILETLANMSSSRGLNWGNNIVASGGMYSISALTTVSNLGVMFGSSSNNPSEAGLLVGELAVGEMSSLERAVKESRENYKKVVLAQETVNGVKADGIDTNLAVMKELLLPVMEVGNWLLSLVYWDDPLKSLLFSLISTFIIFRGWLGYTLALTLVLIAIFMVVTRFCNQGRPLVELKVMAPPPMNTMEQLLAVQNAISQAEQLVQDGNIVLLKFRALLLSIFPQASDRFAALLVFMALILALVPSKYMLLVVFLETFTRYSPLRKASTERWMRRLREWWFSIPAAPVVLETQRQKEKDAKKRK
- the LOC105793596 gene encoding VQ motif-containing protein 20, with translation MNPTQFHDQHRHAKKESTSNIGNGGICPPPLKVSRDSHLIKKSSSSSSSSSAASSLGVSGPVKPQQQRHPVIIYTHSPKVIHTHPKDFMALVQKLTGLSRNEDDHQNHNNHGPHQPKAETGAASVEEDSKRINNDDNESSSVITDENCEGQVNSCFVPPLFDPPAAPFLNIPVFTPNSTDFLCVNHQPFYNYTDSLFFTPNMRSSISSSSGLEGMNEFRDY